One stretch of Carassius gibelio isolate Cgi1373 ecotype wild population from Czech Republic chromosome B1, carGib1.2-hapl.c, whole genome shotgun sequence DNA includes these proteins:
- the LOC127949150 gene encoding 40S ribosomal protein S6: protein MKLNISFPATGCQKLIEVDDERKLRIFYEKRMATEVAADSLGDEWKGYVVRISGGNDKQGFPMKQGVLTQGRVRLLLSKGHSCYRPRRTGERKRKSVRGCIVDANLSVLNLVIIRKGEKDIPGLTDSTVPRRLGPKRASRIRKLFNLSKEDDVRQYVVRRPLTKEGKKPRTKAPKIQRLVTPRVLQHKRRRIALKKQRTLKNKEEAAEYTKLLAKRMKEAKEKRQEKVAKRRRLSSLRASTSKSESSQK from the exons ATGAAG CTCAATATCTCGTTCCCCGCCACTGGCTGCCAAAAGCTGATAGAAGTCGATGATGAGCGCAAACTGAGGATCTTCTATGAGAAGCGCATGGCCACAGAAGTGGCTGCAGACTCTCTGGGCGATGAGTGGAAG GGATATGTTGTCCGCATCAGTGGAGGCAATGACAAACAAGGCTTCCCCATGAAGCAGGGTGTGCTGACCCAAGGACGTGTGCGTCTCCTCCTCAGCAAGGGTCACTCCTGTTACCGCCCTCGCCGTACTGGTGAGCGTAAACGCAAGTCTGTCCGCGGCTGCATCGTTGATGCCAACCTCAGCGTTCTCAACTTGGTCATTATCAGAAAGG GTGAGAAGGACATTCCTGGGCTGACTGATAGCACTGTCCCCCGCCGCCTGGGACCCAAAAGAGCTAGCAGGATCCGTAAGCTCTTCAACCTGTCCAAAGAGGATGATGTCAGGCAGTATGTGGTCAGGAGACCTCTCACTAAAGAAG GTAAGAAGCCCAGAACTAAGGCCCCTAAGATTCAGCGCCTGGTTACACCTCGCGTGTTGCAGCACAAGCGCAGACGTATTGCTCTCAAGAAGCAGCGCACACTGAAGAACAAGGAGGAGGCCGCAGAATACACCAAACTGCTGGCCAAGAGGATGAAG GAGGCCAAAGAGAAACGTCAAGAAAAGGTTGCCAAGAGACGTCGTCTCTCCTCTCTGAGAGCCTCCAcatccaagtccgagtcaagccAGAAGTGA
- the LOC127948482 gene encoding uncharacterized protein LOC127948482, with translation MVKHLFHSGKPAYEMDESHPDWAPALHLGHSEDTATVSDRHALTQQRHNLRESEGGGHNEQNIMNEDQRDDVQGVAAEEEGYRDQTEAAVEEEEYRETTETDKPADKRLRAECQFCAQSSAEVTRLLQENRELRSELNKQKMDEEFFKDNTEKVQYYTGLQCFAVLFSMFTTVKPFLPVAKKLSQFQMVLLTLIRLRLDLPIQHLSHIFNVSPSTLSATFADTIDVLYARLTPLLYWPERHCLQATMPHKFLETFGKRVPIIVDCFEIHTERQNSMVCAQSFSHYKGTHTIKYLIGITPQGLISFVSKGWERRASDKHITENCGLLNKLLPGDVVLADRGFDIKDSVGMMCAEVTIPPFNKRRCQLDIKDEVDTRAIAHIRIHIERIIGSLRSKYTLIHNTIPISLLLPSKDEEFTLLDKIVNVCCILVNMCPSVVVRPDKTEKCAC, from the exons ATGGTAAAACATCTTTTTCATTCAG GTAAACCAGCATATGAGATGGACGAGTCTCATCCAGACTGGGCTCCAGCCCTGCACCTGGGTCACTCTGAAGACACAGCCACAGTTTCAGATCGGCATGCCCTAACACAGCAGAGACATAATTTGAGGGAATCTGAGGGAGGAGGCCACAATGAACAAAACATCATGAACGAAGATCAGAGAGACGACGTACAAGGAGTTGCAGCAGAAGAAGAGGGATATAGGGATCAAACAGAGGCAGCTGTGGAAGAAGAGGAATACAGGGAAACGACAGAAACAGACAAACCAGCAGATAAGAGACTAAGAGCAGAATGCCAGTTTTGTGCGCAAAGCAGTGCAGAAGTAACCCGCCTTTTGCAGGAAAATAGGGAGCTTAGGTCTGAGTTAAACAAACAGAAGATGGATGAAGAGTTTTTCAAAGATAATACAGAAAAAGTACAATATTATACGGGACTTCAATGTTTTGCCGTTTTGTTTTCAATGTTTACTACTGTTAAGCCCTTCCTGCCAGTTGCAAAGAAGCTGTCACAATTTCAAATGGTTTTACTGACACTCATTCGTCTAAGGCTTGATCTTCCAATCCAGCATCTTTCACACATTTTTAATGTGTCACCTAGCACCCTTTCTGCTACCTTTGCTGACACCATAGATGTGCTGTATGCACGCCTTACTCCCTTGTTGTACTGGCCTGAGCGACACTGTTTACAAGCCACAATGCCACATAAATTTTTGGAAACTTTTGGAAAGCGTGTACCGATTATTGTTGACTGTTTTGAAATACATACAGAGAGGCAAAATTCAATGGTGTGTGCACAATCCTTTTCCCACTACAAAGgtacacacacaattaaatatttGATAGGAATTACACCCCAAGGCCTAATTTCATTTGTTTCAAAGGGATGGGAGAGGCGAGCATCTGACAAGCACATAACTGAAAATTGTGGGCTTCTTAACAAACTGTTGCCTGGTGATGTAGTGTTAGCGGACAGAGGCTTTGATATTAAAGACAGTGTGGGAATGATGTGCGCGGAAGTTACAATTCCTCCATTCAATAAACGTAGATGTCAACTCGATATTAAGGATGAGGTAGACACACGTGCTATAGCACACATTAGGATACATATAGAAAGGATAATAGGTAGCTTGCGCAGTAAGTACACACTAATACATAACACAATACCAATTAGTTTGTTGCTTCCCAGTAAAGATGAAGAATTTACCCTGCTTGATAAGATAGTTAATGTTTGTTGTATTCTAGTTAACATGTGTCCAAGTGTTGTTGTAAGGCCAGATAAAACAGAAAAGTGTGCatgttaa